In one window of Vulpes vulpes isolate BD-2025 chromosome 1, VulVul3, whole genome shotgun sequence DNA:
- the RPL10A gene encoding large ribosomal subunit protein uL1 → MSSKVSRDTLYEAVREVLHGNQRKRRKFLETVELQISLKNYDPQKDKRFSGTVRLKSTPRPKFSVCVLGDQQHCDEAKAVDIPHMDIEALKKLNKNKKLVKKLAKKYDAFLASESLIKQIPRILGPGLNKAGKFPSLLTHNENMVAKVDEVKSTIKFQMKKVLCLAVAVGHVKMTDDELVYNIHLAVNFLVSLLKKNWQNVRALYIKSTMGKPQRLY, encoded by the exons ATGAG CAGCAAAGTCTCCCGCGACACCCTGTACGAGGCGGTGCGGGAGGTCCTGCACGGGAACCAGCGCAAGCGCCGGAA GTTTCTGGAGACGGTGGAGCTGCAGATCAGCCTGAAGAACTATGACCCTCAGAAGGACAAACGCTTCTCGGGCACCGTCAG GCTTAagtccaccccccgccccaagttctctgtgtgtgttttgggggacCAGCAACACTGTGATGAGGCCAAGGCAGTGGACATTCCCCACATGGACATTGAAGCGCTGAAGAAACTCAACAAGAATAAAAAACTAGTCAAGAAGCTGG CCAAGAAGTATGATGCCTTTTTGGCTTCAGAATCTCTGATCAAGCAGATTCCACGAATCCTGGGTCCAGGCCTGAATAAAGCTGGCAAGTTCCCTTCCTTGCTGACCCACAATGAGAACATGGTGGCCAAAGTGGATGAAGTGAAGTCCACCATCAAATTCCAGATGAAGAAG GTGCTATGTCTGGCAGTGGCTGTTGGCCACGTGAAGATGACGGACGATGAACTTGTGTACAACATCCACTTAGCTGTCAATTTCCTGGTGTCCTTGCTCAAGAAGAATTGGCAGAACGTCCGGGCTTTGTACATCAAGAGCACCATGGGCAAACCCCAGCGCCTTTACTAA